A section of the Jaculus jaculus isolate mJacJac1 chromosome 6, mJacJac1.mat.Y.cur, whole genome shotgun sequence genome encodes:
- the Mgat1 gene encoding alpha-1,3-mannosyl-glycoprotein 2-beta-N-acetylglucosaminyltransferase, translating into MLKKPTAGLVLWGAILFVAWNALLLLFFWTRPAPSRAPSDSALDDDPAGLTREVIRLAQDAEVELERQRGLLQQIREHHALWSQRWRVPTVAPPNRPHVLVTPPPAVIPILVIACDRSTVRRCLDKLLHYRPSAEHFPIIVSQDCGHEETARVIASYGSAVTHIRQPDLSNIVVQSEHRKFQGYYKIARHYRWALGQIFNKFRFPAAVVVEDDLEVAPDFFEYFQATYPLLRADPTLWCVSAWNDNGKEQMVDASKPELLYRTDFFPGLGWLLLAELWAELEPKWPKAFWDDWMRSPEQRKGRACVRPEISRTMTFGRKGVSHGQFFDQHLKFIKLNQQFVPFTQLDLSYLQQEVYDRDFLARVYGAPQLQVEKVRTNDWQELGEVRVQYTSRDSFKAFAKALGVMDDLKSGVPRAGYRGIVTFQFRGRRVHLAPPQTWAGYDPSWN; encoded by the coding sequence ATGCTGAAGAAGCCGACTGCAGGGCTTGTGCTGTGGGGCGCCATCCTCTTTGTGGCCTGGAATGCCTTGCTGCTTCTCTTCTTCTGGACGCGCCCAGCGCCCAGCAGGGCACCCTCAGACAGTGCTCTTGATGACGACCCTGCCGGTCTCACCCGTGAGGTGATCCGCCTGGCCCAGGACGCTGAGGTGGAGCTGGAACGTCAGCGGGGGCTGCTGCAGCAAATTAGGGAACATCATGCCCTGTGGAGCCAGAGGTGGAGGGTGCCCACTGTGGCCCCACCCAACCGGCCGCACGTGCTTGTGACCCCACCACCTGCCGTCATTCCCATCCTGGTCATTGCCTGTGACCGCAGCACTGTCCGGCGCTGCTTGGACAAGCTGTTGCATTATCGGCCTTCAGCTGAGCACTTTCCCATCATTGTCAGCCAGGACTGTGGGCATGAGGAGACGGCCAGGGTCATCGCTTCCTATGGCAGCGCAGTCACACACATCCGCCAGCCTGACCTGAGCAATATTGTTGTGCAGTCAGAACACCGCAAGTTCCAGGGCTACTACAAGATTGCCAGGCACTACCGCTGGGCTCTGGGCCAGATCTTCAATAAGTTCAGGTTCCCAGCAGCTGTGGTGGTGGAGGATGATCTGGAGGTGGCACCAGACTTTTTTGAGTACTTCCAGGCCACCTACCCACTGTTGAGAGCCGACCCAACCCTCTGGTGTGTGTCTGCGTGGAACGACAATGGCAAGGAGCAGATGGTAGATGCTAGCAAGCCTGAGCTGCTCTATCGCACAGACTTTTTTCCTGGCCTGGGCTGGCTGCTGCTGGCCGAGCTGTGGGCAGAGCTAGAGCCCAAGTGGCCCAAGGCTTTTTGGGACGACTGGATGCGCAGTCCTGAGCAGCGGAAGGGGCGGGCATGTGTGCGGCCTGAGATCTCAAGAACAATGACTTTTGGCCGCAAGGGTGTGAGCCATGGGCAGTTCTTTGATCAGCATCTCAAGTTCATCAAGCTGAACCAGCAGTTTGTGCCCTTCACACAGTTGGACCTGTCATACCTGCAGCAGGAGGTCTATGACCGGGATTTCCTCGCCCGTGTCTACGGTGCCCCCCAGCTACAGGTGGAGAAAGTGAGGACCAATGATTGGCAAGAGCTAGGGGAGGTGCGGGTGCAGTACACAAGTAGAGACAGCTTCAaggcttttgccaaggccctGGGTGTCATGGATGACCTCAAATCAGGTGTTCCCAGGGCTGGCTACCGGGGCATTGTCACCTTCCAGTTTCGGGGCCGCCGTGTCCACCTGGCACCTCCACAGACCTGGGCTGGCTATGACCCGAGCTGGAATTAG